The following coding sequences are from one Plectropomus leopardus isolate mb chromosome 10, YSFRI_Pleo_2.0, whole genome shotgun sequence window:
- the scel gene encoding sciellin isoform X2, translating to MPIGKLRDNSWIRKPDDEDEDVDRDPNYGTSILNPTDEVTTSKTSYVQSVSKIFGGSQDEPKSSTTTTTVTKDGKTTETTITTSQSVRSPVIKSPTKTFTERVQSSSRESQYTNFTPSRTTKVTETTVTSNKDAENQLYDTLIPSSVKDDYSPVDSKTTVSKTETVIVKSSPDTDVEDKLFKTLIPSSAKDDYSSLDRTISSTETVTVRSSTNGSETKTTTRTSSMAEDDLYDTLLPKGITSASSLPSLLSSSSSSITKREIITLESSRGGDSPTLSSPSITRRTASYGSLIDDLPSSRTTSYTFSTIPSDDYTSDRRSYSYTRPDSTYEYSSITSPSITSYSSKSYRSSSRSDDVTDSVYSSSAKSVYAPAERTVLEKDLCSYCHKPFTGDAKMVLDDMKINCHATCFKCQVCHSTLGNMKAGDSLWIYKQAVHCENCFEGIRERWRR from the exons ATGCCCATCG gCAAGCTTAGAGACAACAGCTGGATCAGAAAACCagatgatgaggatgaagacGTTGA CCGAGACCCAAACTATGGCACATCTATTCTAAACCCAACCGACGAGGTTACTACGAGCAAGACATCATATGTGCAATCTGTCAGCAAGAT CTTCGGCGGAAGTCAGGATGAGCCAAAAAGCAG TACCACAACCACCACGGTCACAAAGGACGGGAAAACCACTGAGACCACCATCACCACCTCCCAGAGTGTTAG atcCCCTGTGATTAAATCTCCCACCAAGACGTTCACTGAGCGGGTCCAGTCTTCAAGCAGaga GTCACAATACACAAACTTCACACCTTCCAGAACAACCAAAGTGACTGAGACGACTGTTACCAGCAATAAAGa CGCGGAGAATCAACTTTACGACACACTCATCCCCTCGTCTGTCAAAGATGATTACTCACCTGTAGACAG CAAAACAACTGTGTCCAAGACTGAAACTGTGATAGTGAAAAGCAGCCCAGATACTGA TGTGGAGGACAAACTTTTCAAGACACTCATCCCTTCATCTGCCAAGGATGATTACTCTTCACTGGACAG AACTATCTCCAGTACTGAAACTGTAACAGTGAGAAGCAGCACCAATGG aagTGAGACTAAAACCACAACAAGGACTTCTTCCAT GGCTGAGGATGACCTGTACGACACCCTGCTGCCTAAAGGCATTACATCTGCATCTAGTCTTCCGTCTCTTCTCAG cagcagcagcagcagcatcacaaaGAGGGAGATCATCACCTTGGAGAGCAGCAGAGG AGGAGACAGCCCAACTCTGTCATCACCGTCCATCACTCGCAGGACAGCCAG CTACGGCTCGCTCATTGACGATCTTCCCTCCAGCCGCACCACCTCCTACACCTTTAGCACAATACCCAG CGACGACTACACCAGCGACCGTAGAAGCTACTCTTACACCAGACCAGACTCCAC TTATGAGTATAGCAGTATCACCAGTCCCTCCATCACCAGTTACAGCTCAAAAAGCTACAGGAGCAGCAG CAGGTCAGATGACGTGACTGATTCAGTCTACTCATCCTCCGCAAAGAGTGTGTATGCACCTGCTGAGAG GACGGTGCTCGAGAAAGATCTGTGCAGCTACTGCCATAAGCCCTTCACAGGTGATGCCAAGATGGTCCTGGATGACATGAAGATCAACTGCCACGCGACCTGCTTTAAA TGTCAGGTGTGTCACAGCACTCTGGGTAATATGAAAGCTGGAGACAGCCTGTGGATCTACAAACAGGCGGTCCACTGCGAGAACTGCTTTGAGGGCatcagag AGAGATGGCGACGCTGA
- the scel gene encoding sciellin isoform X1 — MPIGKLRDNSWIRKPDDEDEDVDRDPNYGTSILNPTDEVTTSKTSYVQSVSKIFGGSQDEPKSSTTTTTVTKDGKTTETTITTSQSVRSPVIKSPTKTFTERVQSSSRESQYTNFTPSRTTKVTETTVTSNKDAENQLYDTLIPSSVKDDYSPVDSKTTVSKTETVIVKSSPDTDVEDKLFKTLIPSSAKDDYSSLDRTISSTETVTVRSSTNGSETKTTTRTSSMAEDDLYDTLLPKGITSASSLPSLLSSSSSSSITKREIITLESSRGGDSPTLSSPSITRRTASYGSLIDDLPSSRTTSYTFSTIPSDDYTSDRRSYSYTRPDSTYEYSSITSPSITSYSSKSYRSSSRSDDVTDSVYSSSAKSVYAPAERTVLEKDLCSYCHKPFTGDAKMVLDDMKINCHATCFKCQVCHSTLGNMKAGDSLWIYKQAVHCENCFEGIRERWRR, encoded by the exons ATGCCCATCG gCAAGCTTAGAGACAACAGCTGGATCAGAAAACCagatgatgaggatgaagacGTTGA CCGAGACCCAAACTATGGCACATCTATTCTAAACCCAACCGACGAGGTTACTACGAGCAAGACATCATATGTGCAATCTGTCAGCAAGAT CTTCGGCGGAAGTCAGGATGAGCCAAAAAGCAG TACCACAACCACCACGGTCACAAAGGACGGGAAAACCACTGAGACCACCATCACCACCTCCCAGAGTGTTAG atcCCCTGTGATTAAATCTCCCACCAAGACGTTCACTGAGCGGGTCCAGTCTTCAAGCAGaga GTCACAATACACAAACTTCACACCTTCCAGAACAACCAAAGTGACTGAGACGACTGTTACCAGCAATAAAGa CGCGGAGAATCAACTTTACGACACACTCATCCCCTCGTCTGTCAAAGATGATTACTCACCTGTAGACAG CAAAACAACTGTGTCCAAGACTGAAACTGTGATAGTGAAAAGCAGCCCAGATACTGA TGTGGAGGACAAACTTTTCAAGACACTCATCCCTTCATCTGCCAAGGATGATTACTCTTCACTGGACAG AACTATCTCCAGTACTGAAACTGTAACAGTGAGAAGCAGCACCAATGG aagTGAGACTAAAACCACAACAAGGACTTCTTCCAT GGCTGAGGATGACCTGTACGACACCCTGCTGCCTAAAGGCATTACATCTGCATCTAGTCTTCCGTCTCTTCTCAG cagcagcagcagcagcagcatcacaaaGAGGGAGATCATCACCTTGGAGAGCAGCAGAGG AGGAGACAGCCCAACTCTGTCATCACCGTCCATCACTCGCAGGACAGCCAG CTACGGCTCGCTCATTGACGATCTTCCCTCCAGCCGCACCACCTCCTACACCTTTAGCACAATACCCAG CGACGACTACACCAGCGACCGTAGAAGCTACTCTTACACCAGACCAGACTCCAC TTATGAGTATAGCAGTATCACCAGTCCCTCCATCACCAGTTACAGCTCAAAAAGCTACAGGAGCAGCAG CAGGTCAGATGACGTGACTGATTCAGTCTACTCATCCTCCGCAAAGAGTGTGTATGCACCTGCTGAGAG GACGGTGCTCGAGAAAGATCTGTGCAGCTACTGCCATAAGCCCTTCACAGGTGATGCCAAGATGGTCCTGGATGACATGAAGATCAACTGCCACGCGACCTGCTTTAAA TGTCAGGTGTGTCACAGCACTCTGGGTAATATGAAAGCTGGAGACAGCCTGTGGATCTACAAACAGGCGGTCCACTGCGAGAACTGCTTTGAGGGCatcagag AGAGATGGCGACGCTGA